Proteins from a single region of Candidatus Puniceispirillum marinum IMCC1322:
- a CDS encoding LapA family protein — protein MKMITRFLWVVITVAIGLFAVSFSTSNASPVELALWPFDITLTAPIWLVCLISLGIGLALGSAVIWLQLLTIRARKWRLQQNFNKLEKKYAALVETQTSEATSEIANKTPLMKMVE, from the coding sequence ATGAAAATGATTACCCGTTTTCTGTGGGTTGTAATCACCGTCGCAATAGGTTTGTTCGCGGTATCATTTTCAACGTCCAACGCTTCGCCTGTTGAGCTGGCTTTATGGCCCTTTGATATAACCTTAACCGCGCCAATATGGCTTGTATGTCTCATAAGCCTTGGTATTGGCTTGGCATTGGGCAGTGCGGTGATCTGGCTTCAGCTTCTTACGATTCGCGCCCGCAAATGGCGTTTACAACAAAATTTCAACAAACTTGAAAAAAAATACGCAGCACTTGTTGAAACCCAGACTTCTGAAGCCACATCAGAAATAGCTAACAAAACACCGTTGATGAAAATGGTTGAATAA
- a CDS encoding phosphoribosylanthranilate isomerase, giving the protein MPRADVKICGIATAADYDVCARAGARWIGMVFFPKSSRHLSLEVAAALANHADSYTGDRPERVALTVDMADDALDAVIQASRPDYIQLHGNETPDRAKAIKARFNVSIIKALRIGTASDLDVCSTWDTIADWLLLDAKSASSDMPGGTGHSFDWRLLSSYKGMSNWMLAGGLKPDNVTEAISMTGARALDVSSGVESALGKKDHGLIRSFIRAAEMG; this is encoded by the coding sequence ATGCCGCGTGCTGATGTAAAAATTTGCGGGATTGCAACAGCCGCTGATTATGATGTCTGCGCCAGAGCTGGCGCGCGCTGGATCGGCATGGTGTTTTTTCCGAAATCATCAAGGCATCTTTCCCTTGAAGTGGCGGCCGCTCTAGCCAATCACGCAGATAGCTATACAGGTGACCGCCCAGAACGCGTAGCCCTGACCGTGGACATGGCAGATGATGCGCTAGACGCCGTCATTCAGGCCAGCCGACCTGACTATATCCAGTTACATGGCAATGAAACACCCGATCGTGCCAAAGCCATCAAGGCACGTTTCAATGTCTCCATCATCAAGGCCTTGCGAATTGGCACGGCATCCGATCTGGATGTCTGTTCCACATGGGACACTATTGCTGACTGGCTGCTTCTTGATGCCAAATCTGCTAGCAGTGATATGCCAGGTGGCACCGGCCACAGTTTTGACTGGCGTTTGCTGTCCAGCTATAAAGGCATGTCCAACTGGATGCTGGCGGGTGGGCTGAAACCAGACAATGTTACCGAGGCTATCAGCATGACTGGCGCCCGGGCACTTGATGTATCTTCAGGCGTTGAGTCGGCGCTAGGTAAAAAAGACCATGGCCTAATTCGTAGCTTTATTCGCGCAGCAGAAATGGGCTAA
- the accD gene encoding acetyl-CoA carboxylase, carboxyltransferase subunit beta: MNWITNSVLPKIKAWVQSDDVPDNLWVKCKACGQMIFHREFEQAYNCCSTCGSHAPLPPESRFAMTFDDGKFDIIPLPQIVDDPLKFRDTKKYADRLRDTRNRTGLDDAIAVGVGKIGGCDTVMAAFDFRFMGGSMGRMVGNGIVLAAQEAVKRKAALITVPSTGGARMQEGVLSLMQLPRTISAVDQVRDANLPYIVLLAHPTTGGVTASFAMLGDIQIAEPGAIIGFAGRRVIEETVREKLPDDFQTAEYLQEHGMVDSVVARSEQSAYIGRILGFLMGNSKAA, from the coding sequence ATGAACTGGATTACAAATTCTGTACTCCCCAAAATCAAGGCATGGGTTCAATCAGATGATGTACCCGATAATTTATGGGTAAAATGTAAAGCCTGCGGGCAGATGATTTTCCATCGCGAATTTGAGCAGGCCTATAATTGTTGCTCTACCTGCGGTTCACACGCGCCTTTACCACCGGAAAGCCGCTTTGCCATGACTTTTGATGATGGCAAATTCGATATCATCCCCCTACCGCAAATCGTTGATGATCCCCTTAAATTCCGCGATACAAAGAAATACGCTGATCGTTTGCGTGATACACGTAACCGTACTGGCCTTGATGATGCTATCGCTGTGGGTGTTGGTAAAATCGGGGGCTGTGACACGGTGATGGCTGCCTTTGATTTCCGCTTCATGGGTGGATCAATGGGGCGCATGGTTGGTAACGGGATTGTGTTGGCCGCGCAAGAAGCTGTAAAACGCAAAGCCGCATTGATCACTGTGCCATCAACTGGTGGTGCCCGTATGCAGGAAGGCGTGTTATCACTGATGCAGTTACCGCGTACGATTTCTGCCGTTGATCAGGTGCGTGATGCCAATTTGCCCTATATTGTTTTGCTGGCGCATCCAACAACTGGTGGTGTGACGGCCTCTTTTGCTATGCTTGGTGACATTCAGATTGCCGAGCCCGGTGCCATTATCGGTTTTGCCGGACGCCGCGTCATTGAGGAAACGGTGCGTGAAAAACTGCCTGACGATTTCCAGACTGCGGAATATCTGCAAGAACATGGCATGGTTGACAGTGTCGTTGCCCGTAGCGAGCAAAGCGCCTATATCGGCCGCATTCTTGGCTTCCTAATGGGAAATAGCAAGGCGGCCTGA
- the trpB gene encoding tryptophan synthase subunit beta: protein MNEASKNSFRNQPDDGGRFGIHGGRFVAETLMPLILEVEKSYNESRQDDSFARELLYYQQHYVGRPSPLYFAERLTAHFGGAKLYLKRDELNHTGAHKINNVLGQALLAKRMGKKKIIAETGAGQHGVATATACALFDMECEVFMGEEDVRRQKPNVDRMRLLGAKIHPVTSGTGTLKDAMNEALRFWVTNAETHFYIIGTVAGPHPYPQMVRDFQSVIGIEARTQIQEAEGRLPDALIACIGGGSNALGLFHPFLDDEDVDIYGVEAAGKGISSGLHAASLTGGTPGILHGNRTYLLQNDDGQIIDAHSISAGLDYPGIGPEHSWLHDIKRVNYVSATDDEALIAFQLCSRLEGIIPALEPSHALAFTGTMIGDMDKDSIVILNMCGRGDKDLGAVLPILEELGRL from the coding sequence ATGAACGAAGCAAGTAAGAATTCTTTTCGTAACCAGCCCGATGATGGTGGCCGTTTTGGCATCCATGGTGGACGCTTTGTTGCCGAAACGCTGATGCCGCTGATTTTAGAGGTTGAAAAGTCATACAATGAATCACGGCAGGATGATTCATTTGCCCGCGAATTACTTTATTATCAGCAACATTATGTTGGCCGTCCAAGTCCACTATATTTTGCCGAGCGGCTGACCGCGCATTTTGGTGGCGCAAAACTATATCTAAAGCGCGATGAGCTTAACCATACAGGTGCCCATAAAATCAATAATGTTCTGGGGCAAGCCTTGCTGGCCAAGCGTATGGGCAAAAAGAAAATTATTGCCGAAACTGGTGCTGGTCAACATGGCGTAGCCACAGCAACTGCCTGCGCACTATTTGATATGGAATGCGAAGTCTTTATGGGTGAGGAAGATGTTCGCCGTCAAAAGCCTAATGTTGACCGGATGCGTCTGCTGGGCGCTAAAATTCATCCTGTCACATCTGGTACCGGCACATTAAAAGACGCCATGAATGAAGCTTTGCGGTTTTGGGTGACCAATGCGGAAACACATTTCTATATTATTGGCACGGTTGCAGGTCCGCATCCCTATCCCCAAATGGTTCGTGATTTTCAGTCTGTTATCGGCATTGAGGCTCGTACCCAAATTCAGGAAGCCGAAGGGCGGCTACCTGACGCACTGATTGCCTGTATTGGCGGCGGATCAAACGCGTTGGGCTTGTTTCATCCGTTTCTGGATGATGAAGATGTAGATATTTATGGTGTGGAAGCGGCTGGCAAAGGTATTTCATCTGGCCTGCATGCGGCGTCACTAACCGGTGGCACACCAGGTATTCTGCATGGCAACCGCACCTATCTTCTGCAAAATGATGATGGCCAAATTATTGATGCGCATTCGATTTCTGCTGGCCTCGATTATCCAGGCATTGGGCCTGAACATTCATGGTTGCATGATATAAAACGCGTTAATTATGTCAGCGCTACCGATGATGAAGCGCTGATAGCATTCCAGCTTTGTTCACGGCTTGAAGGTATTATTCCCGCGCTGGAACCATCACATGCGCTTGCTTTCACAGGCACAATGATTGGCGACATGGATAAGGACTCAATCGTAATTCTGAATATGTGTGGACGCGGCGACAAGGATCTTGGTGCCGTACTTCCTATTCTTGAAGAGCTTGGCAGGCTGTAA
- the trpA gene encoding tryptophan synthase subunit alpha, producing the protein MTRRIETAFAKAKSADRGVLGVFITAGDPDLETSEKILHALADTGVDFIELGMPFSDPMADGPAIQAASLRALKAGMSLQKTLAMAKRFRAKNADIPIILMGYYNPIYIYGNDVFLKDAVDAGVDGLILVDLPPEEDEELCIPAKQAGLSFIRLVTPTTNDKRLPTVLAEANGFVYYVSVTGITGTKSAAADSIDTAYKRISNHTDLPIVTGFGIKTAKQAAEVAKLSDGAVVGSAVVDIIASNLSQDGSGNDDIVRKVAAFVRELANAVSGK; encoded by the coding sequence ATGACACGTCGTATCGAGACAGCTTTTGCCAAAGCAAAGTCAGCAGACCGAGGCGTTTTAGGCGTCTTTATCACGGCTGGCGACCCCGACCTTGAAACATCTGAAAAAATATTGCATGCCCTTGCAGATACGGGCGTTGATTTTATCGAGTTAGGCATGCCTTTTTCTGATCCGATGGCGGATGGTCCGGCCATTCAGGCGGCGTCACTACGGGCTTTGAAAGCTGGTATGAGCTTGCAAAAGACATTGGCCATGGCCAAACGGTTTCGTGCAAAGAATGCTGACATTCCAATCATTCTGATGGGCTATTACAATCCTATTTATATTTATGGCAATGATGTCTTTTTGAAGGATGCTGTCGATGCAGGTGTAGATGGTTTAATTCTGGTTGATCTGCCGCCCGAAGAAGATGAAGAGTTGTGCATTCCCGCAAAACAGGCTGGTCTTAGCTTTATCCGACTTGTAACACCAACGACGAATGATAAACGTCTGCCAACGGTTCTGGCCGAGGCCAATGGCTTTGTCTATTATGTATCAGTGACAGGCATAACAGGCACCAAAAGTGCCGCTGCTGACTCTATAGACACCGCCTATAAGCGGATTAGCAACCACACAGATTTGCCGATTGTCACAGGTTTTGGTATCAAGACAGCTAAACAGGCAGCGGAAGTTGCAAAATTGAGTGATGGTGCGGTTGTTGGATCAGCCGTTGTTGATATTATTGCCAGCAATCTTTCGCAAGATGGTAGCGGTAATGATGATATCGTCCGTAAAGTTGCCGCATTTGTGAGGGAACTTGCAAATGCTGTTAGCGGTAAGTAG